A stretch of Brassica rapa cultivar Chiifu-401-42 chromosome A08, CAAS_Brap_v3.01, whole genome shotgun sequence DNA encodes these proteins:
- the LOC117127538 gene encoding putative disease resistance protein At4g11170, translating to MSSWCGPSRRQVKYDVFLSFRGGDTRKNIISHLHKELVRRGIRTFKDDETLETGDRFPERLREAINTSRFAIVVISKNYASSRWCLEELRMIMKLQREKNIAVIPVFYEVDISDVRNHRSGFGLVQHHKDPKIPFWKDALRGIANTQATESRKCKDDATLVEGVVELVSDKLLSSLPMDLGDIVGMEADVDQIEHLLDMSFTTNEVRMVGIWGMAGIGKTAIAKNLHQKHKHHFKTHHCFMEKVSSLKAKSPLDLQKWLLSDILRKKDLKALNLGQGAPCIKSRLVNLKSLIVIDDVDDVKQLDALAKEASWFGPGTRIIITTRDKSLLKLFSCAVYKVEYLKDDKALQIFQRFAFQGAEPPIAYNDLSISISQLAQGLPSALEDFGTYLRGKSAVEWRDALKSFQEALPEKTLVDLKSSYHGLDELGKTAFLHVACLFNGEPVRRVRKLLGQGKAGMRVLKEKSLIKVSSDRRIAMHRLLEQMGKHIVRQESNNNPSQQRILWHHDDILRVLDTNTVSYTQCS from the exons ATGTCGTCGTGGTGCGGTCCTTCACGTCGTCAAGTCAAATACGATGTCTTCCTCAGCTTCCGAGGCGGAGACACACGTAAAAACATCATTAGCCATTTGCACAAAGAACTTGTGAGACGAGGGATACGTACGTTCAAAGACGATGAGACGCTGGAAACAGGAGACCGTTTCCCCGAGAGACTCCGTGAAGCCATCAACACGTCGAGGTTTGCCATTGTGGTTATCTCAAAGAACTACGCTTCTTCGAGATGGTGCTTGGAAGAGCTTCGAATGATAATGAAGCTTCAACGGGAGAAAAATATTGCTGTGATTCCTGTTTTCTATGAAGTGGATATCTCTGACGTTAGAAATCATCGAAGTGGTTTTGGTTTAGTACAACACCACAAAGATCCCAAGATTCCATTCTGGAAAGATGCGCTTCGGGGAATCGCAAACACACAAGCCACCGAGTCAAGAAAATG CAAGGACGATGCCACGTTGGTTGAGGGAGTTGTTGAACTTGTTTCAGACAAGTTGTTGTCTAGTTTGCCAATGGACCTCGGGGATATTGTTGGTATGGAAGCTGACGTGGACCAAATCGAACATCTCTTGGACATGTCCTTTACGACCAATGAGGTTCGCATGGTAGGAATCTGGGGTATGGCAGGCATTGGCAAAACTGCCATAGCCAAGAATCTTCATCAAAAACATAAACACCATTTCAAGACTCATCATTGTTTCATGGAAAAGGTTTCTTCTCTGAAAGCAAAGAGTCCCTTAGATCTACAGAAATGGCTTCTTTCAGATATTCTTCGGAAAAAAGATCTCAAGGCACTGAACCTTGGCCAGGGAGCTCCTTGTATCAAGTCAAGGCTCGTAAACCTAAAATCCCTCATTGTTATTGATGATGTGGATGATGTGAAACAGCTGGATGCCTTGGCAAAAGAGGCTAGTTGGTTTGGACCAGGGACCCGAATCATCATAACAACACGAGACAAGAGCTTGCTCAAGTTGTTCTCCTGTGCCGTGTACAAAGTTGAGTATTTGAAGGATGATAAGGCTCTCCAGATCTTTCAGCGGTTTGCTTTCCAAGGAGCAGAACCTCCTATTGCCTACAATGATCTTTCTATAAGTATCTCTCAGCTTGCTCAAGGTCTTCCTTCTGCCCTTGAGGATTTCGGCACTTATCTTCGGGGCAAGTCCGCAGTGGAGTGGCGAGATGCTTTGAAATCATTTCAGGAAGCTCTTCCCGAGAAAACCTTAGTGGACTTGAAAAGTAGCTATCATGGTTTAGATGAACTTGGTAAGACAGCTTTTCTTCATGTCGCATGCCTTTTCAATGGAGAACCTGTCCGGCGAGTCAGGAAACTTCTTGGTCAAGGTAAAGCCGGAATGAGGGTTTTAAAGGAAAAGTCTCTCATCAAGGTGTCTTCTGATAGGCGTATAGCTATGCACCGTTTGCTGGAGCAAATGGGGAAACATATTGTGCGTCAAGAGTCAAACAACAACCCTTCTCAGCAACGTATCTTGTGGCACCATGACGACATCCTTCGAGTACTTGACACCAATACAGTAAGTTACACGCAATGTTCTTAA
- the LOC103835949 gene encoding protein phosphatase 2C 7 isoform X2 has product MEEISPAVALTLSLANTMCDSGISSALDITELENVTDAVNMLCDQNGEVEYTMEEDVSASEVVISLPEETHHHNVARGGSRSVYELDCIPLWGTASIRGERSEMEDAVRGDQEGMSPSLTHLTSHFFGVYDGHGGLQVADYCHDRIHFALAEEIEWIKEELCERLQVQWEKVFFDCFLKVDDEVKGKINRPVVGASDEMVLEAVSPETVGSTAVVALVCSSHIIVSNCGDSRAVLLRGKEAMPLSVDHKPDREDEYARIERAGGKVIQWQGARVSGVLAMSRSIGDQYLEPYVIPEPEVTFMPRAREDECLILASDGLWDVMSNQDACEFARRRILWWHKRNGALPLAERGVGEDQACQAAADYLSKLALQKGSRDNISVIVVDLKAQRKVKIRS; this is encoded by the exons ATGGAAGAGATTTCACCAGCAGTTGCACTAACTTTGAGTCTAGCCAACACTATGTGTGACTCTGGAATCTCATCAGCTTTAGATATCACCGAGCTAGAGAACGTTACTGACGCAGTTAACATGCTGTGTGATCAGAACGGTGAGGTTGAGTATACAATGGAAGAAGATGTTTCAGCTTCAGAGGTAGTCATTAGCTTGCCTGAAGAAACTCATCATCATAACGTAGCAAGAGGAGGAAGCAGAAGCGTCTACGAGCTAGACTGCATACCTCTCTGGGGCACAGCTTCAATCCGCGGCGAAAGATCAGAGATGGAGGATGCTGTTA gaggagatcaagaagggATGAGTCCGAGTCTCACACACCTCACTAGTCACTTCTTCGGTGTATACGATGGCCACGGAGGCCTCCAGGTTGCTGACTATTGTCATGATAGAATCCATTTTGCTTTGGCTGAAGAGATCGAGTGGATTAAAGAGGAGCTCTGCGAGAGGCTGCAGGTGCAGTGGGAGAAAGTGTTTTTTGACTGTTTCTTGAAGGTTGATGATGAGGTTAAAGGGAAGATCAACAGACCTGTCGTTGGTGCTTCTGATGAGATGGTTCTTGAGGCTGTTTCTCCTGAAACCGTTGGATCAACGGCCGTGGTTGCTTTGGTTTGCTCTTCGCATATAATAGTGTCAAACTGTGGTGACTCGAGAGCGGTTTTGCTACGTGGCAAAGAAGCTATGCCTTTATCAGTTGATCACAAA CCAGATAGAGAAGATGAGTATGCAAGAATAGAGAGAGCTGGAGGAAAAGTTATACAATGGCAAGGGGCTCGTGTCTCTGGCGTTCTCGCCATGTCCAGGTCCATTGGTGATCAGTATCTGGAGCCATATGTGATACCAGAGCCCGAAGTGACGTTTATGCCACGGGCAAGAGAAGACGAGTGTTTGATATTAGCCAGCGATGGGCTTTGGGACGTGATGAGTAACCAAGACGCTTGCGAGTTTGCGAGGAGACGGATCTTGTGGTGGCACAAGAGGAATGGAGCGTTGCCTTTAGCTGAGAGAGGTGTAGGGGAAGACCAGGCGTGCCAAGCCGCTGCTGATTATCTTTCCAAACTCGCTCTTCAGAAGGGAAGCAGAGATAATATCTCGGTCATTGTGGTTGACCTGAAAGCTCAAAGGAAGGTGAAGATCAGGTCTTGA
- the LOC103835949 gene encoding protein phosphatase 2C 7 isoform X1, translating to MEEISPAVALTLSLANTMCDSGISSALDITELENVTDAVNMLCDQNGEVEYTMEEDVSASEVVISLPEETHHHNVARGGSRSVYELDCIPLWGTASIRGERSEMEDAVRALPRFLKIPIKMLMGGDQEGMSPSLTHLTSHFFGVYDGHGGLQVADYCHDRIHFALAEEIEWIKEELCERLQVQWEKVFFDCFLKVDDEVKGKINRPVVGASDEMVLEAVSPETVGSTAVVALVCSSHIIVSNCGDSRAVLLRGKEAMPLSVDHKPDREDEYARIERAGGKVIQWQGARVSGVLAMSRSIGDQYLEPYVIPEPEVTFMPRAREDECLILASDGLWDVMSNQDACEFARRRILWWHKRNGALPLAERGVGEDQACQAAADYLSKLALQKGSRDNISVIVVDLKAQRKVKIRS from the exons ATGGAAGAGATTTCACCAGCAGTTGCACTAACTTTGAGTCTAGCCAACACTATGTGTGACTCTGGAATCTCATCAGCTTTAGATATCACCGAGCTAGAGAACGTTACTGACGCAGTTAACATGCTGTGTGATCAGAACGGTGAGGTTGAGTATACAATGGAAGAAGATGTTTCAGCTTCAGAGGTAGTCATTAGCTTGCCTGAAGAAACTCATCATCATAACGTAGCAAGAGGAGGAAGCAGAAGCGTCTACGAGCTAGACTGCATACCTCTCTGGGGCACAGCTTCAATCCGCGGCGAAAGATCAGAGATGGAGGATGCTGTTAGAGCGTTACCACGTTTTCTCAAAATACCAATTAAAATGCTTatgggaggagatcaagaagggATGAGTCCGAGTCTCACACACCTCACTAGTCACTTCTTCGGTGTATACGATGGCCACGGAGGCCTCCAGGTTGCTGACTATTGTCATGATAGAATCCATTTTGCTTTGGCTGAAGAGATCGAGTGGATTAAAGAGGAGCTCTGCGAGAGGCTGCAGGTGCAGTGGGAGAAAGTGTTTTTTGACTGTTTCTTGAAGGTTGATGATGAGGTTAAAGGGAAGATCAACAGACCTGTCGTTGGTGCTTCTGATGAGATGGTTCTTGAGGCTGTTTCTCCTGAAACCGTTGGATCAACGGCCGTGGTTGCTTTGGTTTGCTCTTCGCATATAATAGTGTCAAACTGTGGTGACTCGAGAGCGGTTTTGCTACGTGGCAAAGAAGCTATGCCTTTATCAGTTGATCACAAA CCAGATAGAGAAGATGAGTATGCAAGAATAGAGAGAGCTGGAGGAAAAGTTATACAATGGCAAGGGGCTCGTGTCTCTGGCGTTCTCGCCATGTCCAGGTCCATTGGTGATCAGTATCTGGAGCCATATGTGATACCAGAGCCCGAAGTGACGTTTATGCCACGGGCAAGAGAAGACGAGTGTTTGATATTAGCCAGCGATGGGCTTTGGGACGTGATGAGTAACCAAGACGCTTGCGAGTTTGCGAGGAGACGGATCTTGTGGTGGCACAAGAGGAATGGAGCGTTGCCTTTAGCTGAGAGAGGTGTAGGGGAAGACCAGGCGTGCCAAGCCGCTGCTGATTATCTTTCCAAACTCGCTCTTCAGAAGGGAAGCAGAGATAATATCTCGGTCATTGTGGTTGACCTGAAAGCTCAAAGGAAGGTGAAGATCAGGTCTTGA